The Xenorhabdus doucetiae genome has a window encoding:
- the rplX gene encoding 50S ribosomal protein L24, translating to MAAKIRRDDEIIVLTGKDKGKRGKVKQVLSSGKVIVEGINLVKKHQKPVPALNQPGGIVEKEAAINVSNVAIFNAATGKADRVGFRFEDGKKVRFFKSNNETIK from the coding sequence ATGGCAGCGAAAATCCGTCGTGATGACGAAATTATCGTGCTGACCGGTAAAGACAAAGGTAAGCGCGGTAAAGTAAAACAGGTTCTTTCTTCTGGTAAAGTCATTGTTGAAGGCATCAACCTGGTTAAAAAACATCAGAAGCCAGTTCCGGCTCTGAACCAACCAGGTGGCATCGTTGAAAAAGAAGCAGCTATCAATGTTTCTAACGTTGCAATCTTTAACGCAGCAACTGGCAAGGCTGACCGTGTAGGTTTTAGATTCGAAGACGGCAAAAAAGTACGTTTCTTCAAATCTAACAACGAAACTATCAAGTAA
- the rplE gene encoding 50S ribosomal protein L5, which produces MAKLHDYYKDEVVQKLMTQFGYHSVMQVPRVEKITLNMGVGEAIADKKLLDNAAADLAAISGQKPLITKARKSVAGFKIRQGYPIGCKVTLRGKRMWEFFERLISIAVPRIRDFRGLSAKSFDGRGNYSMGVREQIIFPEIDYDKVDRVRGLDITITTTAKSDDEGRALLAAFNFPFRK; this is translated from the coding sequence ATGGCGAAACTGCATGATTACTACAAAGACGAGGTAGTCCAGAAACTGATGACTCAGTTCGGTTACCATTCTGTCATGCAAGTCCCTCGGGTCGAGAAGATCACCCTGAACATGGGTGTTGGTGAAGCGATCGCTGACAAAAAACTGCTGGATAACGCAGCAGCTGACTTGGCAGCAATCTCTGGTCAGAAGCCATTGATCACCAAAGCACGCAAATCAGTTGCAGGCTTCAAAATCCGTCAGGGCTATCCAATCGGCTGTAAAGTAACCCTGCGTGGAAAACGCATGTGGGAGTTCTTTGAGCGCCTGATTTCTATTGCTGTACCACGTATCCGTGACTTCCGTGGTTTGTCCGCTAAATCATTCGATGGTCGTGGTAACTACAGCATGGGTGTTCGTGAGCAAATCATCTTCCCTGAAATCGATTACGATAAAGTGGATCGTGTACGTGGTTTGGATATTACTATCACCACGACTGCGAAATCTGATGATGAAGGCCGCGCACTGTTGGCTGCGTTTAACTTCCCGTTCCGCAAGTAA
- the rpsN gene encoding 30S ribosomal protein S14 yields MAKQSMKARDVKRAKLAEKFFAKRVELKAIISDVNASDEDRWNAVLKLQTLPRDSSPCRQRNRCRQTGRPHAFLRKFGLSRIKVREAAMRGEIPGLKKASW; encoded by the coding sequence ATGGCTAAGCAATCAATGAAAGCACGTGATGTAAAACGTGCGAAATTAGCTGAGAAATTCTTCGCAAAACGCGTTGAACTGAAAGCGATCATCTCTGATGTAAACGCATCTGATGAAGACCGTTGGAATGCTGTTCTTAAGCTGCAAACACTGCCACGTGATTCCAGTCCTTGCCGTCAGCGTAACCGCTGCCGTCAAACTGGGCGTCCGCATGCATTTTTGCGGAAGTTTGGGTTGAGCCGTATTAAAGTCCGTGAAGCCGCTATGCGCGGTGAAATCCCGGGCCTTAAAAAGGCTAGCTGGTAA
- the rpsH gene encoding 30S ribosomal protein S8, whose amino-acid sequence MSMQDPIADMLTRIRNGQAANKVAVTMPSSKLKVAIAKVLKEEGYIEDFKIEGDTKPELEITLKYFQGKAVVESIQRVSRPSLRIYKKKDELPQVMAGLGIAVVSTSKGVMTDRAARQAGLGGEILCYVA is encoded by the coding sequence ATGAGCATGCAAGATCCGATCGCGGATATGCTGACCCGTATCCGTAACGGTCAGGCCGCGAATAAAGTTGCGGTCACCATGCCTTCCTCCAAGCTGAAAGTGGCAATTGCCAAGGTGCTGAAGGAAGAAGGTTACATTGAAGATTTTAAAATCGAAGGCGACACTAAGCCAGAACTGGAAATTACTCTGAAGTATTTCCAAGGTAAGGCTGTTGTAGAAAGTATTCAGCGTGTAAGCCGCCCAAGTCTGCGCATCTATAAGAAAAAAGATGAGCTGCCACAAGTTATGGCTGGTTTGGGAATCGCTGTTGTTTCTACCTCTAAAGGTGTAATGACTGATCGTGCAGCTCGCCAGGCTGGTCTGGGTGGCGAAATTCTCTGCTACGTAGCTTAA
- the rplF gene encoding 50S ribosomal protein L6 — MSRVAKAPVVIPAGVEVKLDGQVISIKGKNGELSRTIHNAVEVNHADNQLTFAPREGFADAWAQAGTTRSLLNAMVIGVNEGFTKKLQLVGVGYRAAVKGNAVSLSLGFSHPVEHQLPAGITAECPSQTEIVLKGADKQVIGQVAADLRAYRRPEPYKGKGVRYADEIVRTKEAKKK, encoded by the coding sequence ATGTCTCGTGTTGCAAAGGCACCCGTCGTCATTCCTGCCGGCGTAGAGGTTAAACTCGACGGTCAGGTTATTTCGATTAAGGGTAAAAACGGCGAGCTAAGTCGTACAATCCACAACGCAGTTGAAGTTAATCATGCGGATAACCAACTGACTTTCGCTCCACGCGAAGGTTTTGCTGATGCTTGGGCGCAGGCGGGTACAACTCGTTCTCTGCTGAATGCAATGGTTATTGGTGTTAACGAAGGTTTCACTAAGAAACTTCAGCTGGTTGGCGTTGGTTACCGTGCAGCAGTTAAAGGCAATGCAGTTAGCTTGTCTTTAGGCTTCTCGCATCCGGTTGAACATCAGCTGCCAGCAGGCATAACTGCGGAATGCCCATCACAAACTGAAATCGTACTGAAAGGTGCGGATAAGCAGGTGATTGGTCAGGTTGCGGCAGATCTGCGTGCCTATCGTCGTCCTGAGCCATATAAAGGCAAGGGTGTTCGTTACGCCGATGAAATCGTGCGTACCAAAGAGGCTAAGAAGAAGTAA
- the rplR gene encoding 50S ribosomal protein L18: MDKKAARIRRATRARRKLQELGATRLVVHRTPRHIYAQVIAPNGSETLVAASTTEKAISEQLKFTGNKEAAALVGKIVAERALEKGIKDVSFDRSGFQYHGRVQALADAAREAGLQF; the protein is encoded by the coding sequence ATGGATAAGAAAGCAGCTCGTATCCGTCGTGCGACCCGCGCACGCCGCAAGCTCCAGGAACTGGGTGCAACTCGCCTGGTGGTACACCGTACCCCTCGCCATATTTATGCGCAGGTTATCGCACCAAATGGTTCTGAAACTCTGGTGGCCGCTTCTACAACAGAAAAAGCTATCAGTGAACAACTGAAATTTACTGGAAACAAAGAAGCCGCAGCATTAGTTGGTAAAATTGTTGCTGAACGTGCTCTGGAAAAAGGCATCAAAGATGTATCTTTTGACCGTTCTGGTTTCCAATATCATGGTAGAGTCCAGGCACTGGCAGATGCTGCCCGTGAAGCTGGCCTTCAGTTCTAA
- the rpsE gene encoding 30S ribosomal protein S5, with protein MAHIEKQAGELQEKLIAVNRVSKTVKGGRIFSFTALTVVGDGNGRVGFGYGKAREVPAAIQKAMEKARRNMKTVALNSGTLYHPVKGSHTGSRVFMQPAHEGTGIIAGGAMRAVLEVAGVRNVLAKTYGSTNPINVVRATLDALDSMKSPEMVAAKRGKSVEEILG; from the coding sequence ATGGCTCACATCGAAAAACAAGCTGGCGAACTGCAGGAAAAGCTGATCGCGGTAAACCGCGTATCTAAAACCGTTAAAGGTGGCCGCATTTTCAGCTTTACAGCACTGACTGTAGTTGGTGATGGTAACGGTCGCGTTGGTTTTGGCTACGGCAAAGCACGCGAAGTTCCGGCAGCGATCCAGAAAGCGATGGAAAAAGCACGTCGCAATATGAAAACCGTCGCACTTAACAGCGGCACTCTGTACCACCCAGTGAAAGGTTCACACACCGGTTCTCGCGTGTTCATGCAGCCTGCTCACGAAGGTACAGGTATCATCGCCGGTGGTGCGATGCGTGCTGTTCTGGAAGTGGCTGGAGTTCGTAACGTACTGGCTAAAACCTACGGTTCCACTAACCCGATCAACGTGGTTCGTGCAACACTGGACGCTTTAGACAGCATGAAGTCTCCAGAAATGGTCGCAGCTAAGCGTGGCAAATCCGTCGAAGAAATTCTGGGGTAA
- the rpmD gene encoding 50S ribosomal protein L30 yields MAKTIKITQVRSSIGRLPKHKATLTGLGLRRIGHTVEREDTPAIRGMVNLVSYMVKVEE; encoded by the coding sequence ATGGCTAAGACTATTAAAATTACTCAGGTTCGCAGTTCAATTGGTCGTTTGCCTAAACATAAGGCAACTCTGACTGGTTTAGGTCTGCGTCGCATTGGGCATACTGTTGAACGTGAAGATACACCAGCGATTCGCGGTATGGTCAACTTGGTTTCCTATATGGTTAAAGTTGAGGAGTAA
- the rplO gene encoding 50S ribosomal protein L15 — protein sequence MRLNTLSPAEGAKHAPKRVGRGIGSGLGKTGGRGHKGQKSRSGGGVRRGFEGGQMPLYRRLPKFGFTSRKAMVTAEIRLSDFARVEGDVIDLNALKAANIIGPQIEFAKVMLSGEVNRAVTVRGLRVTKGARAAIEAAGGKIEE from the coding sequence ATGCGCTTAAATACTCTGTCTCCGGCTGAAGGTGCCAAGCATGCACCTAAACGTGTAGGTCGTGGTATCGGTTCTGGTTTGGGTAAAACCGGCGGTCGTGGTCACAAAGGTCAGAAATCTCGTTCTGGCGGTGGCGTTCGTCGTGGTTTTGAAGGCGGCCAGATGCCTTTATATCGTCGTTTACCAAAATTTGGTTTCACTTCTCGTAAGGCAATGGTTACCGCAGAAATTCGTCTGTCTGACTTTGCCCGCGTTGAAGGCGATGTTATCGATCTGAATGCACTGAAAGCTGCTAACATTATTGGCCCTCAAATTGAATTCGCTAAAGTAATGCTTTCTGGCGAAGTCAATCGCGCAGTAACTGTGCGTGGCTTGCGTGTTACTAAAGGCGCCCGTGCTGCAATTGAAGCTGCTGGCGGTAAAATTGAGGAATAA
- the secY gene encoding preprotein translocase subunit SecY: MAKQPGLDFQSAKGGLGELKRRLLFVIGALIVFRIGSFIPIPGIDAAVLAKLLEQQRGTIIEMFNMFSGGALSRASIFALGIMPYISASIIIQLLTVVNPRLAEIKKEGEAGRRKISQYTRYGTLVLAIFQSIGIATGLPNMPGMQGLVINPGLAFYFTAVVSLVTGTMFLMWLGEQITERGIGNGISIIIFAGIVAGLPPAIGHTIEQARQGDLHFLLLLLVAVLVFAVTFFVVFMERGQRRIVVNYAKRQQGRKVFAAQSTHLPLKVNMAGVIPAIFASSIILFPGTIASWFGGGTGWNWLTTISMYLQPGQPLYVLLYASAIIFFCFFYTALVFNPRETADNLKKSGAFVPGIRPGEQTAKYIDKVMTRLTLVGALYITFICLIPEFMRDAMKVPFYFGGTSLLIVVVVIMDFMAQVQTLMMSSQYESALKKANLKGYNR; the protein is encoded by the coding sequence ATGGCTAAACAACCAGGATTAGATTTTCAAAGTGCCAAAGGCGGATTAGGCGAGTTAAAACGCAGACTTTTGTTTGTCATTGGAGCTCTAATTGTTTTCCGTATTGGCTCTTTTATTCCAATCCCTGGTATTGATGCCGCTGTGCTTGCCAAATTGCTCGAGCAGCAAAGAGGCACCATCATTGAAATGTTTAACATGTTCTCTGGTGGTGCTTTAAGCCGTGCTTCTATCTTTGCGCTGGGTATAATGCCGTATATTTCTGCATCTATTATTATCCAGTTGCTGACTGTGGTTAACCCCCGTTTAGCAGAGATTAAGAAGGAAGGGGAAGCTGGTCGTCGTAAGATCAGTCAGTACACCCGTTATGGCACATTAGTGCTGGCGATATTCCAATCAATCGGTATTGCGACTGGGTTGCCGAATATGCCTGGGATGCAAGGGTTAGTTATTAATCCTGGTCTTGCATTCTATTTCACGGCTGTTGTAAGTCTGGTCACGGGAACCATGTTCTTGATGTGGCTGGGTGAGCAGATTACTGAACGAGGTATCGGTAACGGTATTTCAATCATAATCTTTGCTGGTATCGTTGCAGGTCTACCGCCTGCAATTGGTCACACCATCGAGCAAGCTCGGCAAGGCGACCTGCACTTCCTCCTGTTGCTGTTGGTTGCAGTATTAGTGTTTGCCGTAACTTTCTTCGTTGTTTTCATGGAGCGTGGTCAACGTCGTATCGTTGTGAACTATGCGAAACGTCAGCAAGGTCGTAAAGTTTTCGCGGCACAAAGTACACATTTGCCGTTGAAAGTGAATATGGCAGGGGTTATCCCTGCGATCTTTGCTTCCAGTATTATTTTGTTCCCTGGTACCATAGCCTCTTGGTTTGGTGGTGGAACAGGCTGGAATTGGTTGACAACTATTTCTATGTATTTGCAACCAGGTCAACCGCTTTATGTGTTATTATACGCATCTGCAATCATCTTCTTCTGTTTCTTCTATACGGCTTTGGTTTTCAATCCAAGAGAAACAGCAGATAACCTGAAGAAGTCCGGTGCATTCGTACCAGGAATTCGTCCGGGAGAGCAAACGGCTAAGTACATTGATAAAGTAATGACTCGTCTAACCTTAGTTGGTGCGTTATATATTACTTTTATCTGCTTAATCCCGGAGTTCATGCGTGATGCAATGAAAGTTCCATTCTATTTTGGTGGTACTTCCCTACTGATTGTAGTTGTCGTCATCATGGACTTTATGGCTCAAGTGCAAACTCTGATGATGTCGAGTCAGTATGAGTCTGCATTGAAGAAGGCAAACCTGAAAGGATATAACCGCTAA
- the rpmJ gene encoding 50S ribosomal protein L36, whose amino-acid sequence MKVRASVKKLCRNCKIVKRNGIVRVICNAEPKHKQRQG is encoded by the coding sequence ATGAAAGTTCGTGCTTCCGTCAAGAAATTATGCCGCAATTGCAAAATCGTTAAACGTAACGGTATCGTTCGTGTGATTTGCAATGCAGAGCCTAAGCACAAACAGCGCCAAGGCTAA
- the rpsM gene encoding 30S ribosomal protein S13 translates to MARIAGINIPDQKHTVIALTSIYGIGKTRSQAICAAAGIAENVKISELSEEQIDKLRDEVAKYVVEGDLRREVTLSIKRLMDLGCYRGLRHRRGLPVRGQRTKTNARTRKGPRKPIKK, encoded by the coding sequence GTGGCCCGTATAGCAGGCATTAACATTCCTGATCAGAAACATACTGTGATCGCATTAACTTCGATCTATGGTATCGGTAAAACCCGCTCACAAGCAATCTGTGCAGCAGCGGGCATTGCTGAAAATGTTAAGATCAGTGAGCTGTCTGAAGAGCAAATTGACAAGCTGCGTGACGAAGTTGCCAAATACGTTGTAGAAGGTGATCTGCGTCGTGAAGTAACCCTGAGTATCAAACGTCTGATGGACCTTGGTTGCTATCGTGGTTTGCGTCATCGTCGTGGTCTGCCTGTTCGCGGTCAGCGTACTAAGACCAATGCACGTACCCGTAAGGGTCCGCGTAAGCCGATCAAGAAATAA
- the rpsK gene encoding 30S ribosomal protein S11, protein MAKAPVRARKRVRKQVSDGVAHIHASFNNTIVTITDRQGNALGWATAGGSGFRGSRKSTPFAAQVAAERCAEAVKEYGIKNLEVMVKGPGPGRESTIRALNAAGFRITNITDVTPIPHNGCRPPKKRRV, encoded by the coding sequence ATGGCAAAAGCACCTGTTCGTGCACGTAAGCGTGTAAGAAAACAAGTCTCTGACGGTGTGGCTCATATCCATGCTTCTTTCAACAACACCATCGTTACTATTACTGATCGTCAGGGTAACGCATTGGGTTGGGCAACTGCCGGTGGTTCCGGTTTCCGTGGTTCTCGTAAGTCTACTCCGTTCGCAGCTCAGGTTGCAGCAGAGCGCTGCGCTGAAGCAGTAAAAGAATACGGAATCAAGAATCTGGAAGTTATGGTTAAAGGACCTGGTCCTGGCCGTGAGTCAACTATCCGCGCATTAAACGCGGCTGGTTTCCGCATCACTAATATTACTGATGTGACTCCGATCCCTCATAACGGTTGTCGTCCACCGAAAAAACGTCGCGTTTAA
- the rpsD gene encoding 30S ribosomal protein S4: MARYLGPKLKLSRREGTDLFLKSGVRAIDTKCKLEQAPGQHGARKPRLSDYGVQLREKQKVRRIYGVLERQFRNYYKEATRLKGNTGENLLNLLEGRLDNVVYRMGFGATRAEARQMVSHKAITVNGRVVNIASYQVSPNDVVSVREKAKKQARIKAALELAEQREKPTWLEVDAAKMEGVFKRIPERTDLSADINEHLIVELYSK, translated from the coding sequence ATGGCAAGATATTTGGGTCCTAAGCTCAAGCTGAGCCGTCGCGAGGGTACAGACCTTTTCCTGAAGTCTGGCGTTCGCGCGATTGACACCAAGTGTAAATTAGAACAAGCACCAGGCCAGCATGGCGCACGTAAGCCGCGTCTGTCTGACTATGGTGTACAGTTACGTGAAAAACAAAAAGTTCGCCGTATTTACGGTGTCCTGGAACGTCAATTCCGTAACTACTATAAAGAAGCGACTCGTCTGAAAGGCAACACAGGTGAAAACCTGCTGAACTTGCTGGAAGGTCGCTTGGATAACGTCGTTTATCGTATGGGTTTTGGCGCGACTCGCGCTGAAGCACGTCAAATGGTAAGCCACAAGGCTATCACGGTAAATGGTCGCGTTGTTAACATTGCTTCTTATCAGGTATCCCCGAATGACGTAGTCAGCGTTCGTGAAAAAGCGAAGAAGCAGGCTCGCATTAAAGCAGCCTTAGAGCTGGCTGAGCAGCGTGAGAAACCAACTTGGTTGGAAGTTGATGCTGCGAAGATGGAAGGTGTGTTCAAGCGTATTCCTGAACGTACTGATCTATCCGCTGACATTAACGAACACCTGATCGTCGAGCTTTACTCCAAGTAA
- a CDS encoding DNA-directed RNA polymerase subunit alpha → MQGSVTEFLKPRLVDIEQVSSTHAKVTLEPLERGFGHTLGNALRRILLSSMPGCAVTEVEIDGVLHEYSTKEGVQEDILEILLNLKGLAVKVQGKDEVILTLNKSGIGPVTAADIIHDGDVEIVKPQHVICHLTDESASISMRIKVQRGRGYVPASARIHSEEDERPIGRLLVDACYSPVERIAYNVEAARVEQRTDLDKLVIEMETNGTIDPEEAIRRAATILAEQLEAFVDLRDVRQPEVKEEKPEFDPILLRPVDDLELTVRSANCLKAEAIHYIGDLVQRTEVELLKTPNLGKKSLTEIKDVLASRGLSLGMRLENWPPASIADE, encoded by the coding sequence ATGCAGGGTTCTGTGACAGAGTTTCTAAAACCGCGCCTGGTAGATATCGAGCAAGTCAGTTCGACGCACGCCAAGGTGACCCTTGAGCCATTAGAGCGTGGCTTTGGCCATACTCTTGGCAACGCACTGCGCCGTATTCTGCTTTCGTCTATGCCGGGTTGTGCGGTGACTGAGGTTGAGATTGATGGTGTACTGCATGAGTACAGCACCAAAGAAGGTGTACAGGAAGATATCCTGGAGATTCTCCTCAATCTGAAAGGGCTGGCGGTGAAAGTTCAGGGTAAAGATGAAGTTATCCTTACTTTGAATAAATCTGGCATTGGCCCTGTGACTGCAGCCGACATCATCCATGATGGTGATGTCGAAATCGTCAAGCCGCAGCACGTAATCTGCCATCTGACTGACGAAAGCGCGTCCATTAGTATGCGTATTAAAGTTCAGCGCGGTCGTGGATATGTGCCGGCTTCTGCCCGAATTCATTCGGAAGAAGATGAGCGCCCTATCGGTCGTTTGTTAGTAGATGCTTGCTATAGCCCAGTAGAGCGTATCGCCTACAATGTTGAAGCAGCTCGTGTAGAACAGCGTACTGACCTGGATAAGCTGGTTATCGAGATGGAAACTAACGGTACAATCGATCCTGAAGAGGCGATTCGCCGTGCAGCTACCATTCTGGCTGAACAACTAGAAGCTTTCGTTGACTTACGTGACGTACGTCAACCAGAAGTTAAAGAAGAGAAGCCAGAGTTTGATCCGATCCTGCTGCGCCCTGTTGACGATCTGGAATTGACTGTCCGCTCTGCTAACTGCCTTAAAGCAGAAGCTATCCACTACATCGGTGATCTGGTACAGCGTACTGAAGTTGAGTTACTTAAGACACCTAACTTGGGTAAAAAATCTCTTACTGAGATTAAAGACGTACTGGCTTCACGTGGACTTTCTCTGGGCATGCGTCTGGAAAACTGGCCACCAGCAAGTATTGCTGATGAATAA
- the rplQ gene encoding 50S ribosomal protein L17 encodes MRHRKSGRQLNRNSSHRQAMFRNMAGSLVRHEIIKTTLPKAKELRRVVEPLITLAKTDSVANRRLAFARTRDNEIVAKLFNELGPRFASRAGGYTRILKCGFRTGDNAPMAYIELVDRAAESQTEAASAE; translated from the coding sequence ATGCGCCATCGTAAGAGTGGTCGTCAATTGAACCGCAACAGCAGCCATCGCCAAGCTATGTTTCGCAACATGGCAGGTTCTTTGGTTCGTCATGAAATCATCAAGACGACTCTGCCTAAAGCGAAAGAACTGCGTCGCGTCGTTGAGCCGCTGATTACTCTTGCCAAGACCGACAGCGTAGCTAATCGTCGTCTGGCATTCGCCCGCACTCGTGATAACGAGATCGTGGCAAAACTGTTTAATGAACTGGGTCCGCGTTTTGCGAGCCGTGCAGGTGGTTACACTCGTATTCTGAAGTGTGGCTTCCGTACTGGTGACAATGCACCGATGGCATACATCGAGCTTGTTGACCGTGCAGCAGAGTCTCAGACAGAAGCAGCATCTGCAGAGTAA
- the zntR gene encoding Zn(2+)-responsive transcriptional regulator: protein MYRIGQLAKLAGVTPDTIRFYEKQGLMFHGERTEGGYRLYTGQDLQRLRFIRYAKQLGFTLEAIVELLSIRVDPEHHTCRESKHIVDSRLREVEEKLLEMQKMRDSLKMLSDACCGSAHVSTYCSILEILEEGATNR from the coding sequence ATGTATCGTATCGGTCAATTGGCTAAATTAGCAGGAGTGACACCTGACACTATCCGCTTTTATGAAAAACAGGGATTGATGTTCCATGGAGAGAGAACGGAAGGTGGTTATAGACTCTACACTGGACAGGATCTACAGCGATTACGTTTTATCCGTTATGCAAAACAATTAGGTTTTACACTGGAAGCTATTGTCGAACTATTATCTATTCGAGTTGATCCTGAGCATCATACATGTCGGGAATCAAAACATATTGTTGATTCTAGATTGCGGGAAGTTGAAGAAAAATTATTAGAAATGCAGAAGATGCGCGATTCTTTGAAAATGTTGAGTGATGCTTGTTGTGGTAGTGCGCACGTCAGTACATATTGTTCTATATTAGAAATACTGGAAGAAGGTGCGACAAATAGATAA
- a CDS encoding alternative ribosome-rescue factor A — MTTYRHKKGVIKDNAIEALLYDPLFRQRVEKNKKGKGSYNRKEKQGKKCGWEANDNNFFKLLSLAF; from the coding sequence ATGACAACATATCGCCATAAAAAAGGCGTTATTAAAGATAATGCTATAGAAGCACTATTATACGATCCCTTGTTTAGACAGAGAGTAGAAAAAAATAAAAAAGGTAAAGGAAGTTATAACCGTAAAGAAAAACAGGGTAAAAAGTGTGGTTGGGAGGCCAATGATAATAATTTTTTCAAGTTGTTATCATTGGCCTTCTAG
- the trkA gene encoding Trk system potassium transporter TrkA encodes MKIIILGAGQVGGTLAENLVDENNDITVVDTDTDRLRQLQDKFDLRVVNGHGSHPKVLREAGAEDADMLVAVTNSDETNMIACQIAYSLFNTPNKVARIRSSEYIRESEKLFQPDDIPIDYLISPEQLVIDYIYKLIQYPGALQVVNFAEGRVSIVAVKAYYGGSLVGNALSSLREHMPHIDSKVAAIFRQDRPIRPQGSTIIEAGDEVFFVAASQHIRAVMSELQRLEKPYKRIMIVGGGNVGAGLALRLEKDYSVKLIEHNQERATELAELLHDTIVFYGDASDQELLAEEHIEQVDVFIALTNDDEANIMSAMLAKRMGAKKAMVLIQRSAYVDLVQGGVIDIAISPQQATVSALLGHVRKADIVSVFSLRRGVAEAIEAIAHGDEHTSKVVGRKIGDIKLPPGTTIGAIVRNEEVIIANDYSIIQQGDHVIMFITDKKFVPEVEKLFQPSPFFL; translated from the coding sequence ATGAAGATAATCATTTTGGGTGCTGGCCAAGTTGGTGGAACTTTAGCCGAGAATTTGGTTGATGAAAACAATGATATTACTGTCGTTGACACCGATACAGATCGTCTACGCCAGTTACAAGATAAATTTGATCTCCGAGTTGTCAATGGCCATGGTTCCCACCCTAAGGTATTGAGGGAAGCCGGAGCTGAAGATGCTGATATGCTGGTCGCAGTTACAAATTCAGATGAAACCAATATGATTGCATGTCAAATTGCTTATTCTCTATTTAACACGCCTAATAAAGTCGCCAGAATACGCTCATCAGAATATATACGAGAATCAGAAAAATTATTCCAACCTGATGATATTCCTATTGATTATCTCATATCTCCCGAGCAACTAGTCATTGATTACATCTATAAATTGATTCAATATCCAGGAGCATTACAAGTTGTTAATTTTGCTGAAGGGCGTGTCAGTATTGTCGCAGTTAAAGCTTATTATGGTGGTTCACTGGTAGGTAATGCCTTATCCTCACTCCGAGAGCATATGCCACATATCGATAGCAAAGTTGCTGCAATATTTCGTCAAGATCGCCCTATTAGACCACAAGGTTCAACAATTATTGAAGCTGGAGATGAAGTCTTCTTCGTTGCAGCATCACAACATATCAGGGCAGTAATGAGCGAATTACAACGTCTTGAAAAACCCTATAAACGCATCATGATTGTTGGGGGTGGTAATGTTGGTGCAGGCTTAGCCTTGCGGCTTGAGAAAGACTACAGCGTCAAGCTAATCGAACACAACCAAGAAAGGGCCACTGAATTAGCTGAACTATTGCACGATACCATTGTGTTTTATGGTGACGCTTCCGACCAAGAGTTACTAGCTGAAGAACACATTGAGCAAGTTGACGTTTTTATAGCGCTAACAAATGATGATGAAGCTAATATTATGTCAGCTATGCTTGCAAAACGAATGGGAGCCAAAAAAGCAATGGTTCTTATTCAACGCAGTGCATATGTTGATTTAGTACAAGGTGGAGTCATTGATATTGCAATTTCACCTCAACAAGCAACAGTATCGGCGCTGCTTGGTCATGTCCGTAAAGCAGATATTGTCAGTGTGTTCTCATTAAGAAGAGGAGTTGCTGAAGCTATCGAGGCCATAGCTCATGGCGATGAACATACTTCAAAAGTTGTTGGGCGTAAGATAGGTGATATTAAATTACCACCAGGCACAACAATAGGTGCTATTGTCCGCAATGAAGAAGTCATCATTGCTAATGATTACAGTATTATTCAACAAGGCGATCATGTAATCATGTTTATTACTGACAAAAAATTCGTTCCTGAGGTGGAAAAACTTTTCCAGCCTAGTCCTTTCTTCCTGTAA